The DNA region AGACGGGGCGGGGGCAGAAGACAGGACGGGGGCGGGAGACGGGGCCGTTGGCTGCTGGCTTCAAGCGGGGTTTGGCCCACTGAATCGCTGTCACGGTGGGTTGGGCCTGCCTCGCGTTTCCGCATTCTTTCACACTTTTCGCACATTTCACACTTTTCACACTTTTCACACTTTCCTCCGCAGTATATGATGTCCCCGTGAGCGCCGCCTTCGGAACCCCCGTCAACCTCCCCCGCTTCCGCCCCCCCGCCGAGGCGGGAAGCCTGGTCCTCCAGGTGGACGAGGGCTGCCCCCACAACACCTGCACCTTCTGCGGCATGTACAAGGGGATGCGCTTCCGTCCCCGGCCGCTGGAGGAGATCCGGGCCCTCGTCGCGGCCGAGTCGGCCCGGGATCCCGACGCCCGACGCGTCTTCCTCGCCGACGGGGACGTCCTGCACCGCGACCCGGGCGAACTGGCGTCCATCCTCGAGATCCTGGGCGCCGCCCTGCCCCGCCTGGCGCGGGTGGCCGCCTACGCCAACGGCCGGTCCCTCGCGTCCAAAACCGCGGCGGACCTCTCCCGGCTCCGGGCCCTCCGTCTCCGCACCCTCTACCTTGGCCTCGAGAGCGGCGACGAGGCCACCCTCCGCTCGGCCCGCAAGGGCGAGACCGCCGCGACCATGGTCGAGGGGTGCCGGCGGGCGGCCGCGGCCGGGCTCCGGGTCTCGGTGATGGTCCTGCTGGGCCTCTCGGGGCCCGCCCGTTCCCAGGATCACGCCCGGGCGACCGCGGACGCCCTCAATCGCATGGACCCGCCGCTCCTGTCGGCCCTGCGGGTCATCCCGGTCCCCGGCACCCCCCTGCACCGTGACCTGGAAGCCGGCCGTTTCCAGCCCCTCACCGCGTGGGAGGCGGTGCGGGAACTGCGGTGGATCCTGGAGGGGCTCGACCTTCACGGGACCGTCTTCCGCGCCGACCACGCGTCCAACGTGGTTCCGCTGGAAGGCCGCCTCCCGCGGGACCGGGAGGCCCTCCTCGGCCTTTTGGACCAACTCCTGGCCTCGGACCTCCTCGATCGGCGCTCTCCCGGCCCCGCCCCCCTGTGGCTCTAGGTGGGTCCTCTCTCCGGAGAAGTTCGTTGCCTTCATTCACCGCTCTCGAAGGCGGCGTCACGATGGCGAGACCGCCATGCCGGGCGGCCTCGCCACCGTCGGAAACCGAACTGGAAAATATCTGCAACGCCTTGGGTTGAGCCATCGCCCGGAGGGTGATGGCACTATTGGCGGGGATGTCGCGCTTGACTCCGGTGCACCGGATGTTTATCCTTCCCCTGCCCGGTTTCTCCCCGTGCGAACAAGCTGTCCGGAGGTGACCCTCATGACCCGTGCCATAGACGGGGTCGAGTACCCCGCCCCCCCCGGGCCCGATGCCGAAGACGGGGCCGCGTTCCCCGCACCCCCGGCAGGAGGCGCCGGCTCCGCGGACGGGCGCCCGACGCCCTCCGCGGCCCCGTCCGGGGAGGCCGCGCCCCCCGCCCTCCCGGCGATCCCGCCGGACGCCGTGGGGGGGCCGACGTGGATGGACAGCCCCCTGGACTCCGGGCGCCCCGCCCTGGACATGCACTTCGCCGGCGTCCTCCTCCTGTTGGCCTTCATCCTGCCGCTTCACCGCGACGGGACGGGGTGG from Acidobacteriota bacterium includes:
- a CDS encoding radical SAM protein, with protein sequence MSAAFGTPVNLPRFRPPAEAGSLVLQVDEGCPHNTCTFCGMYKGMRFRPRPLEEIRALVAAESARDPDARRVFLADGDVLHRDPGELASILEILGAALPRLARVAAYANGRSLASKTAADLSRLRALRLRTLYLGLESGDEATLRSARKGETAATMVEGCRRAAAAGLRVSVMVLLGLSGPARSQDHARATADALNRMDPPLLSALRVIPVPGTPLHRDLEAGRFQPLTAWEAVRELRWILEGLDLHGTVFRADHASNVVPLEGRLPRDREALLGLLDQLLASDLLDRRSPGPAPLWL